In Armatimonas rosea, a single genomic region encodes these proteins:
- a CDS encoding DUF4397 domain-containing protein: MRSLTTKLGLLVLGLALTGCGSSSNVPVGRLRVVHTSPNAPLVDVLVDNNRELASVPYKASSPYLALLSGTRNIKVNAAGTTSSVINANVPIETGKDTTVLAVGRLAGIEPLVLSDNNTAPAAGNVKLRLVHSAPGAGNVDIYVTVPDAVLSVVPPTLTNIPFKGVSPYLSVPAGNYRVRITPAGTKTVAIDSGTLSLAAGQIRTAVAVGDPSVDQALTAIVLADN; encoded by the coding sequence ATGCGCTCTCTCACAACAAAACTTGGCTTGCTGGTTCTCGGGCTTGCGCTCACGGGCTGTGGCTCGAGCTCCAATGTTCCTGTTGGGCGGCTCCGTGTGGTTCACACCTCGCCCAATGCCCCCCTGGTAGATGTCTTGGTAGACAACAACCGGGAGCTCGCCAGTGTCCCCTATAAGGCGTCGTCGCCGTACCTCGCGCTACTTTCCGGGACTCGCAATATCAAGGTCAATGCCGCCGGGACGACCTCGTCGGTCATCAATGCCAATGTCCCCATCGAGACCGGGAAAGACACCACGGTTCTGGCGGTCGGGCGCTTGGCCGGTATCGAGCCGCTGGTTCTCTCGGACAACAACACGGCACCTGCGGCAGGCAATGTCAAGCTACGGCTGGTGCACTCCGCTCCGGGTGCGGGCAATGTCGATATCTATGTCACCGTCCCCGATGCCGTCCTGAGTGTCGTCCCTCCGACTCTGACCAATATCCCCTTCAAGGGAGTCTCCCCCTATCTCTCCGTGCCCGCTGGGAACTACCGGGTGCGGATCACCCCCGCCGGGACTAAGACCGTCGCCATCGATAGCGGGACACTCAGCCTCGCCGCGGGTCAGATTCGCACCGCCGTCGCTGTGGGCGATCCCAGCGTCGACCAAGCGCTCACCGCGATCGTCCTGGCGGACAACTAG
- the lnt gene encoding apolipoprotein N-acyltransferase: MKATGLALLAGILLALAFPPLSLWPLAWVAPGLLYTLSSTRRSATLAGYLFGVALFLLGAEWVRVLAVPLWLLLPLFPGALFALYGLVNGLSLPRCLPALRPLVFALLWALFEWLRGLGTYAVPWFTLASAHAAPSAIPLATSVTWLGAPCLGFLIAFTSATLAEGALQRRGRFALVLLIPIALALIPRPTPHRQRFLHLALIQAGRADSNAYETYLALSRKAARSHPDLIVWPEGAATELGTTRLCALARELGIPLLVGLYEDGPDQRPTNLALLIDGEGRELGRYAKRRLAPFGEVYPFQRWIPGVYAAFGIHHESFRHGTAPGVFTLPSGQRIGVGICFESAFPWVASQSTKAGAQLLLFLTSDQSFGQSAELAQHRDQAILRAMENQRPVAQVATTGLTTLIRSDGKVVAALAPGTPGILSVRAILPE, encoded by the coding sequence ATGAAAGCCACCGGGCTGGCGCTCCTGGCAGGGATACTACTGGCGCTCGCGTTTCCCCCCCTAAGCCTCTGGCCGCTTGCCTGGGTCGCGCCCGGATTGCTCTACACGCTCTCCTCCACGCGCCGCTCCGCAACGCTGGCGGGGTATCTCTTTGGAGTCGCGCTATTTCTGCTGGGGGCCGAGTGGGTGCGTGTCTTGGCCGTCCCGCTCTGGCTCCTGCTCCCGCTCTTTCCGGGTGCCCTCTTTGCGCTCTACGGGCTCGTCAATGGCCTCAGCCTGCCACGCTGCCTCCCCGCGCTACGGCCGCTTGTCTTTGCCCTCCTCTGGGCGCTGTTTGAGTGGCTCCGTGGCCTGGGCACCTACGCGGTTCCCTGGTTCACGCTTGCCAGCGCCCACGCTGCCCCGAGCGCAATCCCTCTGGCGACGTCGGTCACCTGGCTTGGCGCACCATGCCTCGGTTTTCTGATCGCCTTCACCTCCGCGACACTGGCGGAGGGAGCTCTCCAGCGCCGGGGCCGCTTTGCCCTCGTGCTCCTGATCCCTATCGCCCTCGCGCTGATTCCCCGCCCCACCCCGCACCGCCAGCGCTTTCTCCACCTCGCGCTGATCCAGGCCGGGCGCGCCGACTCTAACGCCTACGAGACCTACCTCGCTCTCTCCCGAAAAGCGGCACGGAGCCACCCCGACTTGATCGTCTGGCCCGAGGGCGCGGCAACCGAGCTCGGAACGACTCGCCTCTGCGCCTTGGCTCGGGAGCTGGGCATCCCCCTCTTGGTCGGGCTCTACGAAGACGGCCCTGACCAGCGCCCCACCAACCTCGCGCTCCTGATCGACGGCGAGGGCCGTGAGCTCGGGCGCTACGCCAAGCGTCGCCTGGCACCCTTTGGCGAGGTCTACCCCTTCCAGCGCTGGATTCCGGGGGTCTACGCCGCATTTGGTATCCACCACGAGAGCTTTCGTCACGGCACGGCCCCTGGAGTCTTCACGCTTCCGTCGGGCCAGCGGATCGGCGTGGGAATCTGCTTTGAGAGTGCCTTTCCTTGGGTGGCCTCGCAGAGCACCAAGGCAGGCGCCCAGCTCTTGCTGTTTCTGACGTCGGATCAGAGCTTTGGCCAGAGCGCCGAGCTCGCCCAGCACCGGGACCAGGCGATCCTGCGCGCCATGGAGAACCAGCGTCCCGTGGCGCAGGTTGCGACCACGGGACTCACGACCCTGATCCGCTCCGATGGCAAGGTCGTGGCGGCACTTGCACCAGGGACGCCAGGGATTCTCTCGGTCCGTGCTATACTTCCCGAGTGA
- a CDS encoding ATP-binding protein encodes MARELDPKLVTVTFLCTDIVGSTRLWQENGALMRERLAWHDARVHELSARYQGDVFKARGDGFFIAFPTALAARDMAVALQQALFQEFGEAFAIRTVLSTGEAQYRDGDYFGLALSRAARVLELSHGMQLVLTETTARLIEEAEPAAATQLKDLGTQQLRSLERPERLYQFVAQGLPTDFPPLASASLPPHNLPRTLTTFIGREKECAEVERLLSQTRLLTVLGAGGNGKTRLSLRVGDELLMEYPGGVWFVDLAPVADEALLPRAVAAALRVREDARADLLETLLAHLAPRKLLLILDNCEHVVAAATRFTEQVLAHCPAVTVLATSREALELFGEVAWPLPGLALPPETLTQPARLLRYEAIQLFVERATATSPNFRLTTANGASVARICRRLDGIPLALELAAAWMSALSLEQIEKRLEDRFRFLTRGSRTALPRQQTLRGALDWSHNLLTDEERILWRRLSVFAGGFTLESLEAVCSDDTLPDYAVLDALFGLVRKSLLLRDSDSDERYRILETVREYGLEKLQEADELSTFRLRHLEHFTALAEEAEPHLRGPEQKAWLDRLETEHPNLRAALAKPQNGELSLRLAKSILWFWLIREYLVEGHNRLTELLTAFPDAPPLLRAHALRSRGSLAMNLHRLPEAKADMEQALELFAAEKDAAEVAVMQGNLGTLASDEHDYDKAHLYLEQSLSYYRLHPHPQRLVSILFNLGTVQMRAGHLDDAEAILRENLVLSHQLKDGLTELYTLNNLGIIALECGRSSEALALLCQALELRIDIEGETGLGMVTNLLYLLFCLNQIQAPSATLARCIGKLETIRSQQNTPIALSEDDRYNRIQESVQQNLAEHYHVNVVEGTLLPLQGLVKHFKEYLL; translated from the coding sequence ATGGCCCGAGAGCTTGATCCCAAACTTGTCACGGTGACATTTTTGTGTACCGATATTGTGGGGAGCACTCGCCTCTGGCAGGAGAATGGGGCACTCATGCGTGAGCGTCTTGCCTGGCACGATGCCCGTGTCCACGAGCTCAGCGCACGCTATCAAGGGGATGTCTTCAAGGCACGGGGCGATGGCTTCTTTATCGCCTTTCCCACGGCGCTTGCAGCGCGGGACATGGCAGTCGCGCTTCAGCAGGCGCTCTTCCAGGAGTTTGGCGAGGCGTTTGCCATCCGCACGGTTCTCAGCACGGGCGAGGCGCAGTACCGAGACGGCGACTACTTTGGGCTGGCGCTCAGCCGGGCGGCGCGGGTTCTGGAGCTCAGTCATGGGATGCAGCTTGTCCTCACCGAGACGACCGCTCGGCTCATCGAGGAAGCGGAGCCTGCCGCAGCCACGCAGCTCAAAGACCTCGGCACACAGCAGCTTCGTAGCCTGGAGCGCCCTGAGCGCCTCTATCAATTTGTCGCACAAGGCCTTCCCACCGACTTCCCTCCCCTTGCGAGTGCCTCACTGCCTCCTCATAACTTGCCACGGACGCTGACCACCTTTATTGGGCGTGAAAAAGAATGCGCGGAGGTCGAGCGGCTCTTATCCCAAACCCGCCTCCTGACGGTGCTTGGCGCAGGTGGAAATGGCAAGACACGCCTCTCGCTCCGCGTGGGGGATGAGCTCCTGATGGAGTACCCGGGTGGGGTCTGGTTTGTGGACCTCGCCCCTGTCGCAGATGAGGCCCTGCTTCCCCGTGCGGTCGCGGCGGCGCTTCGGGTGCGGGAGGATGCGAGGGCAGACCTGCTGGAGACACTCCTTGCCCACCTGGCTCCGCGTAAGCTCCTGCTGATCCTAGACAACTGTGAGCACGTCGTCGCCGCCGCCACGCGCTTCACGGAGCAGGTACTGGCCCACTGTCCCGCGGTCACGGTTCTGGCCACCAGCCGCGAGGCACTGGAGCTCTTTGGCGAGGTCGCCTGGCCCCTGCCCGGCCTTGCCCTCCCCCCCGAGACACTCACCCAGCCCGCTCGACTGCTACGCTATGAAGCGATTCAGCTCTTTGTGGAGCGGGCGACGGCCACGTCCCCGAACTTCCGCCTGACCACCGCCAACGGTGCCAGTGTCGCCCGAATCTGCCGCCGCTTAGACGGCATCCCCCTCGCGCTGGAGCTGGCAGCAGCGTGGATGAGCGCGCTCTCGCTAGAGCAGATCGAGAAGCGCTTGGAGGACCGCTTCAGGTTTCTCACACGGGGCAGCCGCACCGCCCTCCCCCGCCAGCAGACCCTCCGCGGCGCTCTCGACTGGAGCCACAACCTCCTCACCGACGAGGAGCGCATCCTCTGGCGGCGGCTCTCGGTCTTTGCGGGTGGCTTTACGCTGGAGTCGCTTGAGGCGGTCTGCTCCGACGATACCCTCCCCGATTATGCTGTCCTCGATGCTCTCTTTGGCCTCGTCCGCAAGTCTCTCTTGCTACGTGACAGTGATTCTGATGAGCGCTACCGCATCCTAGAGACCGTCCGCGAGTACGGTCTAGAGAAGCTCCAAGAAGCCGACGAGCTCTCCACGTTCCGCCTGCGCCACCTAGAGCACTTCACCGCCCTCGCCGAAGAAGCCGAGCCCCATCTCCGCGGCCCTGAGCAGAAAGCCTGGCTAGATAGGCTAGAGACAGAGCATCCGAATCTGCGGGCCGCCTTGGCAAAACCCCAAAATGGCGAGCTTTCCCTGCGTCTTGCAAAGTCTATTCTCTGGTTCTGGCTTATCCGCGAGTATCTGGTCGAGGGCCACAACCGCCTCACGGAGCTTCTCACCGCCTTCCCAGATGCACCACCACTGCTACGTGCACATGCCTTACGCTCACGCGGCTCTCTCGCCATGAACCTACACCGTCTACCAGAGGCTAAAGCAGATATGGAGCAAGCTCTGGAACTTTTTGCGGCGGAGAAAGACGCGGCAGAAGTGGCTGTGATGCAAGGAAACCTAGGAACGCTTGCCAGTGATGAGCACGACTACGACAAAGCACATCTCTATCTGGAGCAGAGCCTCTCTTACTACAGACTTCATCCTCACCCTCAGCGTCTAGTTAGCATACTGTTCAACTTGGGCACTGTACAGATGCGTGCGGGGCATCTTGATGATGCCGAAGCCATCCTGCGCGAGAATCTTGTACTCAGCCACCAGCTAAAAGATGGATTAACCGAACTCTATACCCTAAATAATCTAGGCATAATAGCTCTGGAGTGTGGACGTTCTTCCGAAGCACTTGCACTTCTTTGCCAGGCACTAGAGTTAAGAATCGATATTGAGGGAGAGACGGGCCTTGGAATGGTCACAAACCTTCTCTATCTTCTTTTTTGTTTGAACCAGATCCAAGCACCATCAGCTACCTTAGCACGCTGTATCGGAAAGCTCGAGACGATCCGCAGTCAACAAAACACTCCTATTGCACTATCAGAGGATGATCGTTATAATCGCATCCAAGAGTCCGTACAACAAAATTTAGCGGAACACTACCATGTAAATGTGGTTGAAGGCACTTTACTACCTCTCCAGGGCTTAGTGAAGCATTTCAAGGAGTATCTATTATGA
- a CDS encoding DUF421 domain-containing protein has protein sequence MGTLWMHPWELEPLLLPHISWLEKVVRPLVVYGFLLVAFRFSGKRELGQATLFDFLILLLISNVVQNAMIGDDNSIGGSFAGVAVLLTLSWGLNKITARSPLLRKILEGSPTLLVHNGQVLDKAMRKESVAINDLLTAFREQGIASVSEVRYAVLELDGKISIIRNDAPVPMSREDCVVEEIRVQAAGLEPTA, from the coding sequence ATGGGTACTCTATGGATGCATCCGTGGGAGCTGGAGCCTTTGCTCCTCCCGCATATCTCTTGGCTGGAAAAAGTGGTTCGGCCGCTTGTGGTCTATGGGTTTCTTCTGGTGGCGTTTCGTTTCTCGGGTAAGCGTGAGCTGGGCCAGGCCACTCTCTTTGATTTCCTAATCCTGCTGCTGATCTCCAATGTGGTGCAGAACGCGATGATCGGTGATGACAACTCCATTGGGGGCTCGTTTGCAGGGGTGGCGGTGCTGCTGACTCTCTCGTGGGGGCTCAATAAAATCACGGCGCGCTCGCCGCTGCTCCGCAAGATTCTGGAGGGCTCCCCGACTCTCTTGGTCCACAATGGCCAGGTCCTCGACAAGGCCATGCGCAAGGAGAGTGTGGCCATCAACGACCTGCTCACGGCGTTTCGGGAGCAGGGGATCGCCTCCGTCTCCGAGGTACGCTACGCGGTACTGGAGCTCGATGGCAAGATTAGCATCATCCGCAACGATGCCCCCGTTCCCATGAGCCGTGAGGACTGCGTGGTCGAAGAGATTCGGGTGCAGGCAGCGGGACTAGAGCCGACGGCTTAG
- a CDS encoding anhydro-N-acetylmuramic acid kinase: MRPAAFFADYAAKPERLLIGLMSGTSVDSVDVALVKLAGSGRVTEAELLKALDFPIPEALRSRILALSHGEGNAEEVSQVSVAVAELFAEAVRALGAGKVDAIASHGQTISHTPPPPPPHVGELGGGATLQIGSAAVLAQRLGVPVVSDFRSADVAVGGQGAPLIPYVDWCLLTHPTKARAIQNIGGIGNVTFLPPNATPDQVVGFDTGPGNMLMDRAAQWASNGDLRCDTDGKLALSVEEPDYELLEWLLEHPFLAQKPPKSAGREEFGESFYKEVCRRAQLSPTSLEQQVLRRYLPFSRGTELIPEKLVATLTWFTALSIVDAYERYLPQLPDEVIVGGGGARNPALMQFLRTKLSPVPVLTHAELGMDGDSKEALAFCVLANETLLGNPANLPSVTGAARRVTLGSVTFP, from the coding sequence TTGCGACCTGCTGCGTTTTTTGCGGACTATGCCGCCAAGCCGGAGCGCCTGCTGATCGGGCTGATGAGTGGCACGAGTGTCGACAGTGTCGATGTCGCGCTGGTGAAGCTCGCTGGCAGTGGGCGTGTCACGGAGGCGGAGCTGCTGAAGGCTCTGGACTTCCCGATCCCTGAGGCACTTCGTAGTCGCATTCTCGCCCTGAGCCATGGTGAAGGCAACGCCGAAGAGGTCTCCCAGGTCTCGGTGGCGGTGGCCGAGCTCTTTGCCGAGGCGGTCCGCGCGCTAGGTGCAGGGAAAGTCGATGCTATCGCCAGCCACGGTCAGACCATCTCCCACACGCCGCCCCCCCCGCCCCCACATGTGGGGGAGCTTGGGGGCGGCGCGACCCTCCAGATCGGCAGTGCGGCGGTCCTGGCGCAGCGGCTTGGTGTCCCCGTGGTCTCGGACTTTCGGAGCGCGGATGTGGCGGTGGGGGGGCAGGGCGCGCCGCTGATTCCTTATGTCGACTGGTGCCTGCTCACGCACCCCACCAAGGCGCGCGCGATCCAGAATATTGGGGGCATTGGCAACGTAACCTTCCTGCCGCCCAACGCCACCCCCGACCAGGTTGTCGGCTTTGACACCGGGCCGGGAAACATGCTCATGGACCGGGCCGCGCAGTGGGCGAGCAACGGCGATCTGCGCTGCGACACCGACGGCAAGCTCGCGCTTAGTGTGGAAGAGCCGGACTACGAGCTTCTGGAGTGGCTCCTGGAGCACCCGTTTCTGGCGCAAAAGCCACCCAAGTCCGCCGGGCGGGAGGAGTTTGGTGAGAGTTTCTACAAGGAAGTGTGCCGCCGTGCACAGCTCTCACCAACATCGCTGGAGCAGCAGGTACTACGGCGCTACCTGCCCTTTTCCCGAGGCACAGAGCTCATCCCCGAGAAGCTGGTGGCTACCCTGACCTGGTTTACGGCGCTCTCGATTGTCGATGCCTACGAGCGCTACCTGCCGCAGCTCCCCGATGAAGTGATTGTCGGCGGGGGCGGGGCGCGCAACCCGGCGCTGATGCAGTTCCTCCGCACCAAGCTCTCCCCGGTCCCGGTCTTGACCCATGCGGAGCTTGGAATGGACGGCGACTCGAAGGAGGCGCTGGCGTTCTGTGTGCTCGCCAATGAGACCCTTCTCGGCAACCCGGCGAACCTGCCGAGTGTCACGGGCGCGGCACGGCGGGTGACACTCGGCTCGGTGACCTTTCCCTAG
- a CDS encoding hydroxymethylglutaryl-CoA lyase: MDIADTVRVVEVGPRDGLQNEPILLPTATKVALIERLADVGLQEIEVGALVHPRLVPAMADSEAVIAGVQAVPGIQRHVLIPNRKGWERLDKTAVQTVSLFTAASESFSQKNTGRSVAEALAEFTALIPEIQAAGLRVRVYLSTVTHCPYEGNIAPEAVVRVAERLAAADELALGETLGRATRADFAALLEAVTKVVAPARLAGHFHDTSGEALTGVALGLDYGLRCFDSAVGGLGGCPFAPGAAGNLATERLVAFLEGQGIATGVDPVRLAAVGAWLRQELTR, from the coding sequence ATGGACATCGCCGATACGGTTCGAGTGGTCGAGGTTGGCCCACGGGATGGACTACAAAATGAGCCGATCCTCCTCCCCACCGCCACCAAGGTCGCGCTGATCGAGCGCCTCGCCGATGTAGGGTTGCAGGAGATCGAGGTGGGCGCGCTGGTGCACCCTAGGCTCGTCCCGGCGATGGCGGACAGTGAGGCCGTGATCGCGGGGGTGCAGGCCGTTCCGGGCATCCAGCGCCATGTGTTGATCCCCAATCGCAAGGGCTGGGAGCGACTGGACAAGACCGCCGTCCAGACCGTGAGCCTGTTTACGGCGGCCTCAGAGAGTTTTTCGCAAAAGAACACGGGGCGGAGTGTCGCGGAGGCCTTGGCGGAGTTTACGGCACTAATCCCCGAGATTCAGGCAGCGGGCCTCCGGGTCCGGGTCTATCTCTCGACCGTCACCCACTGCCCGTATGAGGGCAATATCGCCCCCGAAGCCGTCGTCCGTGTCGCCGAGCGGCTGGCAGCTGCCGATGAGCTCGCCTTGGGAGAGACACTGGGACGCGCAACCCGTGCGGACTTTGCCGCGCTACTGGAAGCAGTCACGAAGGTTGTTGCGCCCGCACGGCTGGCGGGGCACTTCCATGATACTAGCGGGGAGGCACTGACGGGAGTCGCGCTGGGGCTGGACTATGGGCTACGCTGCTTCGATAGTGCGGTGGGCGGGCTCGGGGGTTGCCCCTTTGCACCGGGGGCTGCGGGGAACCTCGCCACCGAGCGCCTCGTGGCTTTTCTGGAGGGCCAGGGGATCGCGACGGGGGTTGATCCCGTGAGGTTGGCAGCGGTCGGGGCCTGGCTTCGGCAGGAGCTGACCCGGTGA
- a CDS encoding glycosyltransferase family 4 protein: MRLAFAIPWRDLGSWLFEHLPTEHTGELLFAAPEPHPDRSPRASKLPPYLAEFFCLLGRGYRLAHYDTVFTWELRCALATLLLRRLQRAKTPVIVVGPILKGGVRKLLPLLRPLLADAAKIVCFSSAERDDYAALLRLTAERFVFLPTPWAAPDDVPAPTDGGFALALGQSNRDYATLFRAVAGLALPVTVVAADETPFGGEVPPPNVTVRFNTDHNTTNALIASARLHVIPLHPTGFSSGQTVLLRAMAAQKPCIVSRVAGVTDYIDENQTAVLVPAHDEQALRAALTALWDDPVERERLGKNAAEVVAERFGFAGFLKHLLELS; encoded by the coding sequence ATGCGTCTTGCCTTTGCGATTCCCTGGCGTGATCTGGGAAGCTGGCTCTTTGAGCACCTGCCTACGGAGCACACCGGAGAGCTGCTCTTTGCCGCCCCGGAGCCCCACCCTGATCGCTCACCGCGTGCCAGCAAGCTCCCGCCCTATCTTGCCGAGTTCTTCTGCCTGCTCGGGCGAGGCTACCGGCTCGCGCACTACGACACGGTCTTCACCTGGGAGCTGCGCTGCGCCCTGGCGACACTTCTCCTGCGACGTCTCCAGCGGGCGAAAACGCCCGTGATCGTGGTAGGGCCGATCCTCAAGGGGGGCGTGCGAAAGTTGCTCCCGCTCCTCCGGCCTCTCCTCGCCGATGCCGCGAAGATTGTCTGTTTCTCCTCGGCGGAGCGCGACGACTACGCGGCGCTCTTGCGGCTCACGGCGGAGCGCTTTGTCTTTCTGCCGACCCCGTGGGCCGCGCCCGACGATGTTCCCGCTCCCACAGATGGCGGTTTTGCGCTCGCGCTGGGGCAGTCAAACCGGGACTATGCGACTCTCTTTCGTGCTGTGGCGGGGCTGGCGCTGCCCGTGACCGTGGTCGCTGCCGATGAGACGCCGTTTGGGGGAGAGGTGCCGCCGCCCAATGTCACCGTGCGCTTCAACACCGACCACAACACCACCAACGCCCTGATCGCCTCGGCGCGCCTGCACGTCATCCCGCTCCATCCCACCGGGTTCTCGTCGGGGCAGACCGTCTTGCTCCGCGCGATGGCGGCCCAGAAGCCCTGCATTGTCAGCCGTGTGGCGGGGGTGACGGACTATATAGACGAGAACCAGACCGCGGTGCTCGTCCCGGCGCACGACGAGCAAGCGCTTCGGGCGGCTCTCACGGCACTCTGGGACGACCCTGTGGAGCGCGAGCGGCTAGGGAAAAACGCCGCCGAGGTGGTTGCCGAGCGCTTCGGGTTCGCGGGATTTCTCAAACACCTGCTAGAATTGAGCTAG